The Acetobacter oryzifermentans genomic interval CAGATCGCTCAGATCTTCTTCTGTAAAGCCGCTTGCACCACCGGGGCCGCCACTATAGCGGAAGCCACCCGCACCTCCGCCAAAATCATTAAACCCGCCGCCTCCGCCGCCAAAACCGGGGTGCCGTTCCTGCCCGGCAGCATCAATTTCACCGCGATCAAAACGTGCGCGCTTTTCTGGATCAGATAGCAGATCATTGGCCTGATTAACGGCCTTGAATTGTTCTTCGGCCTTTTTATCATCAGGGTTCAGGTCGGGATGGTATTTTTTGGCTAATTTACGATAGGCCTTGCGCACATCATCTTGGCTGGCACTTTTAGAAATACCTAGCACGTCATACGGATCACGCACGCTCATGCGGCACCTCCCTGCTGAGCAGGGCGGGAATCGGAAAAATTATCCGTATCCAGCAAACTCATAAGCAGAGCAATCACAACATCACGGGAATACCCGGCCTGTTCTGCCTCTTTCACAAAAGCTTCCAGACGGGGTTTAAGATATGCCTCCGCCGTTAAATTGTTCATAAATCACTTTCTCCATATCCCTGAAGGCCGCATAAAAGAGCATGCGCGTGCCCACAGTTTTTTCATGACATTACTTATAATAATGGGAACGCTCAAAGGCACGGTCAATGGATGCCCGGCACCATATGAATAGCTGATACCCATATATCCCGCAGCCGCTAAAAGTAAGGCGTGGCATCTGGCGCTCATACTCTTTATAAAGCCCAGAATGTAAGATAACGGCATAAACACACTTTGCTAACGTTTATGCCGCAAACCAGAATGATGGAGAAACCGGCTATGGCTGACAAACCGCGCTTTTTTGATGATCTTGCCGGCGTGGCCGGTGGAGCTTTTTCCGCCCTTACAGGTGTGCGCGAAGAAATTAACGCTATTGTTCGCAGCCGTGTAGATGAAGTGTTGACTGGCCTACAGGTTGTGCGCCGTGAAGAATTTGAAGTGATGCGTGACCTAGCCGCCCAGGCGCGGATTGGCCAGGAAGAGGCCGAACGCCGCTTGGCTGCGTTGGAAGAACGCGTAACGGCTCTCGAACACAAGCTGGCCCATAACAACAACGATCATGGGCACCAGCACCACGGCTGAAGCCGCACTTCCCCTTAAATATTCTTTTCTGCCTTCCCGCAGGCACGGAGCACCCCCATGCCAGCATTGACCTCTGAAGCATCCTCCATGCTCACCAACCCGCTTGATCTCATGGAACAGGTAATTGGTGGGCATGGCTGGACATTTGAACGCTGCACCCCAACGGAAATGGCAGCAGAAGCCCCTTCCCGCTGGTGTGATTACGGGCTGTTTTTTTCATGGTCAGCCGAACTGGGCGCTATTCTGTTTACCTGTGCGTTTGATCTTAAGGCAGCCCCCACACAGCACCCCGATCTGTACGAACTGATCGGGCTGGCGAATGAGCAGATATGGGTTGGCCATTTCAGCCTGGATACAGAAGACGGCGTTCTGCTCTTTCGCCATGCTCTGCTGTTGCGCGGTACACCATCCGTTACCGATGTATTCGAAGATATGATCGACATTGCATTGGCTGAATGCGAACGTTTTTACCCTGCTTTTCGTTTTTTTCTGCACGCAGGGTTGGATGCCAAAACGGCACTCGCAACAGCCATGATTGATTGTCAGGGAGAAGCATAATGACAAACACCCCCCTCCTGCCCTCCATCCTTCTCGTCGGTTGCGGTAAAATGGGTGGTGCCATGTTGGAAGGCTGGCTAGCGCATGGGTTAGCCCCTTCTGTAGTTATAGACCGGCATCTGGCAGAGCTTCCTGCTCCCCACCGTGTTGTGCGCTCTCTAGAGGCCATTCCGGCAGATTTTGCGCCAGATATTATTCTGGTTGCCGTCAAACCCCAAAAAGCCAATGGCGTTCTGGCAGAACTAGCCCAACACTTCCCTAACGCCACACTGCTTTCCGTTATGGCTGGCCGCACCATTGCCAGCCTACTGGCAGCTTATCGGGAAGGGAACGCTGCGGCCTCTCCTATTATTATCAGAAGCATGCCCAACACTCCCTC includes:
- a CDS encoding accessory factor UbiK family protein gives rise to the protein MADKPRFFDDLAGVAGGAFSALTGVREEINAIVRSRVDEVLTGLQVVRREEFEVMRDLAAQARIGQEEAERRLAALEERVTALEHKLAHNNNDHGHQHHG
- a CDS encoding type III secretion system chaperone family protein; the encoded protein is MPALTSEASSMLTNPLDLMEQVIGGHGWTFERCTPTEMAAEAPSRWCDYGLFFSWSAELGAILFTCAFDLKAAPTQHPDLYELIGLANEQIWVGHFSLDTEDGVLLFRHALLLRGTPSVTDVFEDMIDIALAECERFYPAFRFFLHAGLDAKTALATAMIDCQGEA